One genomic segment of Schistosoma haematobium chromosome 6, whole genome shotgun sequence includes these proteins:
- a CDS encoding hypothetical protein (EggNog:ENOG4101ITW~COG:O), translating into MGSILSRFSSRKDEKSDTDSRSATTIRKRFSWRSNKKPTDVGGTSVNRSSTMPARTRLQPTEETPEDRKHDDIFDSEQDEKSYSKAIVKPNQNDDTSQHSSGQLEQHNVECAKKPIVCEIPGGKDEKQPIQISSTIEPENKDNMARTISTEEAELLMGHVLPNQENVSPHENITVSGTNSSLTHDNINFNHTEDLIVNKQQLQETLDHSINDSCLTMDQQEIIKDQNGFVDDTQHHFEDKTDLLKDDIHSEVVREEIKLEQNPPLYLSPEEKEEFVHQDIRRDNSTEQLNAEDDIIKQEGEENLSIEGSSHNEVMQSSPAVCFSRSNVVEYTPPEQTHLVDIDEQTYNQQTNNISNIQSSETVAEKDLIHEQIVQNELLECSAEPRPFHNLSNNEKFFNSELIDTDNKVNFVETENTLDNVISEHVEQKDAIQETMEKEFNESLINSGETKILSADEPPNNLNDNTHVEQTDNLSHHKNTEHEAPIDEEETLNELDKCLSQPGLTHDPMHSISPITTEPNNLNDNIHVEQTDNLSHHKNTEHEAPIDEEETLNELDKCLSQPGLTHDPMHSISPITTEPNNLNDNIHVEQTDNLSHHKNTEHEAPIDEEETLNELDKCLSQPGLTHDPMHSISPITTEPNNLNDNIHVEQTDNLSHHKNTEHEAPIDEEETLNELDKCLSQPGLTHDPMHSISPITTEPNNLNDNIHVEQTDNLSHHKNTEHEAPIDEEETLNELDKCLSQPGLTHDPMHSISPITTEPNNLNDNIHVEQTDNLSHHKNTEHEAPIDEEETLNELDKCLSQPGLTHDPMHSISPITTEPINLNDDMYVEQTENLSHSENMESINLNDDIRAEQTEYTSPSEYNVNNNVSTEKFIDTVVESSAEQVIECDFSSNESRFTSELVLSEENREATTDVDLEHPTEDIKTEDIHHKQANDTETLTTLEESVNLQNTMNSTHIDDEIDQHQILELSYNENHSDVPLNADTIDVITSENLHTNLISTNDVLKQQDVFNSMSMNDDNDIIKNLENSKNNEIHEFEDEAQSLVQSVLNNAKEFVFNENNFDNHYNSDNMNTNLNLTNNNNNDYLTTNNNSFMNEEDTIEMKQDITMKTSMEFDHSDLSELNNQLLKNTNDLAIA; encoded by the coding sequence ATGGGCTCTATTTTATCACGATTCAGTTCACGTAAAGATGAAAAATCAGACACAGATTCACGTTCAGCAACTACTATACGCAAACGTTTTAGTTGGAGATCTAATAAAAAGCCAACTGATGTCGGTGGTACTTCAGTGAACCGATCAAGTACTATGCCTGCAAGAACTAGATTACAACCAACTGAAGAAACTCCTGAAGACAGAAAACATGATGACATTTTTGATAGTGAACAAGATGAAAAGAGTTATTCAAAAGCTATTGTCAAACCAAATCAAAATGACGATACTTCACAACATTCAAGTGGACAACTGGAACAACACAATGTAGAATGCGCTAAAAAACCTATCGTATGTGAAATACCTGGGGGAAAAGATGAGAAACAACCTATTCAAATTTCATCGACTATTGAACCagaaaataaagataatatGGCGAGGACAATTTCTACGGAAGAAGCTGAACTGTTGATGGGTCATGTTTTACCAAATCAGGAAAATGTTAGTCCTCATGAAAATATAACTGTATCAGGAACAAATAGTTCTCTTACTCATGATAATATAAATTTCAATCATACTGAAGATCTAATAGTTAATAAACAACAACTACAAGAAACATTGGACCACTCTATTAATGATTCTTGTCTAACGATGGACCAACAAGAAATTATTAAAGACCAGAATGGATTTGTTGACGATACTCAGCATCATTTTGAAGATAAGACAGATTTATTAAAAGATGATATCCACTCTGAAGTAGTTCGAGAAGAGATAAAATTGGAGCAAAATCCACCATTATATCTTTCTCCAGAAGAGAAAGAAGAATTTGTGCATCAGGATATCCGTAGAGATAACAGTACTGAACAGTTAAACGCTGAAGATGATATTATAAAACAGGAAGGTGAAGAAAATCTGAGTATTGAAGGTTCTAGTCATAATGAAGTTATGCAGTCTTCACCGGCGGTATGCTTTTCTCGTTCAAATGTAGTTGAATATACACCTCCTGAGCAGACACACCTTGTTGATATAGATGAACAAACGTATAATCAGCaaacaaataatatttcaaACATTCAATCTTCAGAAACTGTTGCAGAGAAAGATTTAATCCATGAGCAGATTGTACAGAATGAGTTATTGGAATGTTCAGCTGAACCTCGTCCATTCCATAATCTATCTAACAATGAAAAATTCTTTAATTCAGAACTTATTGACACAGATAACAAGGTGAATTTCGTTGAAACTGAGAATACATTAGATAACGTAATTTCAGAACATGTCGAACAGAAAGATGCAATCCAAGAAACAATGGAAAAAGAGTTCAACGAAAGCTTAATCAATTCAGGTGAAACAAAAATTTTGTCGGCTGATGAACCACCTAATAATTTGAATGATAATACACATGTTGAACAAACTGATAATCTCTCCCACCATAAAAACACAGAGCATGAAGCACCGATTGACGAGGAAGAAACACTCAATGAACTAGATAAATGCTTATCTCAACCAGGTTTGACACATGATCCAATGCATAGTATATCTCCTATTACCACGGAACCTAATAATTTGAATGATAATATACATGTTGAACAAACTGATAATCTCTCCCACCATAAAAACACAGAGCATGAAGCACCGATTGACGAGGAAGAAACACTCAATGAACTAGATAAATGCTTATCTCAACCAGGTTTGACACATGATCCAATGCATAGTATATCTCCTATTACCACGGAACCTAATAATTTGAATGATAATATACATGTTGAACAAACTGATAATCTCTCCCACCATAAAAACACAGAGCATGAAGCACCGATTGACGAGGAAGAAACACTCAATGAACTAGATAAATGCTTATCTCAACCAGGTTTGACACATGATCCAATGCATAGTATATCTCCTATTACCACGGAACCTAATAATTTGAATGATAATATACATGTTGAACAAACTGATAATCTCTCCCACCATAAAAACACAGAGCATGAAGCACCGATTGACGAGGAAGAAACACTCAATGAACTAGATAAATGCTTATCTCAACCAGGTTTGACACATGATCCAATGCATAGTATATCTCCTATTACCACGGAACCTAATAATTTGAATGATAATATACATGTTGAACAAACTGATAATCTCTCCCACCATAAAAACACAGAGCATGAAGCACCGATTGACGAGGAAGAAACACTCAATGAACTAGATAAATGCTTATCTCAACCAGGTTTGACACATGATCCAATGCATAGTATATCTCCTATTACCACGGAACCTAATAATTTGAATGATAATATACATGTTGAACAAACTGATAATCTCTCCCACCATAAAAACACAGAGCATGAAGCACCGATTGACGAGGAAGAAACACTCAATGAACTAGATAAATGCTTATCTCAACCAGGTTTGACACATGATCCAATGCATAGTATATCTCCTATCACCACGGAACCTATTAATTTAAATGATGATATGTATGTTGAACAAACTGAGAATCTGTCACACTCTGAAAACATGGAGTCTATTAACTTGAATGATGATATACGTGCAGAACAGACTGAGTACACTTCACCTTCTGAAtacaatgtaaataataatgtgtCTACGGAAAAGTTCATTGACACTGTAGTGGAAAGCTCAGCTGAACAAGTTATAGAATGCGATTTCTCTTCAAATGAGTCACGTTTTACATCAGAACTGGTATTAAGTGAAGAAAATAGAGAAGCTACTACAGACGTTGACTTAGAACATCCTACTGAAGATATTAAAACAGAAGATATTCATCATAAGCAAGCAAATGACACTGAAACTTTAACTACACTCGAAGAATCAGTTAACCTGCAAAATACAATGAACTCAACTCATATTGATGATGAAATTGATCAGCATCAAATACTTGAATTATCGTACAATGAAAATCATTCTGATGTTCCACTTAATGCAGATACCATCGATGTAATCACTTCAGAGAATTTACATACAAATTTGATAAGTACAAATGATGTACTAAAACAACAGGATGTGTTCAATTCAATGTCAATGAATGATGATAACGATATCATTAAGAATTTAGAAAAttctaaaaataatgaaattcatGAATTTGAAGATGAAGCCCAATCTTTAGTTCAATCTGTTTTAAACAATGCAAAAGAATTTGTCTTTAATGAGAATAATTTTGATAATCATTACAACTCTGATAACATGAATACAAATCTTAACTTgaccaataataacaataatgattatcttactactaataataacagtTTTATGAATGAAGAAGATACTATTGAAATGAAACAAGATATAACAATGAAAACATCAATGGAATTTGATCATTCTGATCTATCTGAATTAAATAATCAACTTTTAAAGAACACAAATGATCTTGCCATAGCataa